Genomic DNA from Haloplanus sp. HW8-1:
CGTGGCGGCGCCGACTCCAACTCCTCCTCGTAGCGTTCGTGGAACTGGACGGAGTAGTCGATGCCCAACCCGATCAGGATAGGGAAGACGGAACTCGTCAGCGTCGAGTTGGGGATGCCCGCGTACCCGATGGCGCCGAAGGTGTAGAGTACGCCAGTAAACACCGCGACGATGGGGAGAAGTCGAAGCCGCACCCCGCGAAAGAGGAAAAAGAGTGCGACGATCATCAGCCCCACGGCGAGACCGAGAAGTTGATTGGTGCTCTGTCCGATGAGCTCCGAGAGCTGCGCGGAGAAGGCCGCCGAACCGGTGACGATCACGTCGACCCCGGCGGGGAAGCGAGCCCACTCCTCGGCGTTCAGCGCCTCCGTGTAGATTGGGCGCTCCTCGGGCTGGGTGAGTCCCGGCTCGAACACCACTCGCACGATCACGGTGTCCGAGTCGCCGATCACCCGCTCGATTTTCGCCTCGGAGCGCGGAATCCGGCCGTATTCGGCCCGCACTTGATCGGCCGGGCTGGCGACGTACGCGACGTTCTCGACGTCGGACATCCGGTCGTCGAATCTGGCGACGGCCCTGAGCGTCGCCGGGTCGGTCGTCTCGCCCCGGAGCAACATCGAAATCGATCCGCGGTCGAACGCCTCGTTGAACGTCTCCAGGGTTGGGTTCTCGCCGGTGAACGCCTGATCGCCCGTGACGCTCGTGATCTGGGCGGCCCCGCCGAACGCGGCGAAGAGCAACACCAGCGCGACCAGTAGCGTGGCGACGGGGTGGGCCTGGATCTCCCGCCCGACCGTCCGAAACGCGGAGCGGAGCGCACTCATCCCGGCACACCCCCGGCTCCCGCCGGGCGCCGACGGTGGCTCGCGCTCGCGGCCCGGACCGCCGACGGATCGGTCATCGCCGGCGGTACCAGATCCCGCCGCCGATCACGACGAGCAACACGACGCCGATGGCGATGGGGAGGACGGGCGGGCCGCCGGACGATTCGTCGACGCCGATCCCGATCGGCATCCCGTCGGTGAACTCCGTGTCGCCGTCCGCCTCGTCGTACCTGACCTCGATCGAGGCGCCGTACTCCTTGGGGAGCGCGTCACCCGTCGCGCTGATCCGGAAGGTGGCCGTCGCGGTCTCTCCCGGCTCCATCCCCCCCAGGAAGGCGCCGTCGTCGGACGTCGAGAGCGGATCGCTCGTGAACAGTCGCGCGCTGACCGCCGAGATGGGACTGTCGCCGCGGTACGTCACTTCGGCGCTGAGCTGTGCCGTCCCGCCGGGTGTCACCGACGTCGAGACGTTGGACACCTGGAACCGGTCGCGCTCCGGTTCGATCGCTACGGTCTTGCGGATCGGGTTCGACGCCGTCCGCACGTCGCCGTCGGCGTTCTCGTACTCCACCACGAAACCGAAGGAGTTCGACCCCGGTTCGGCGTCGCTAGAGATGGCTGTGGTGAAGTTCACTGCGGCCGACTCGCCCGGTTCGAGCGTGCCGATCGCCGCCTCCCCGTTCGTCGGCGTCACCGTCCCGTGATCCCGCAGGCGGACGACGACGTTCTCGGCGACCGCCGGCCCGGTGTTGACCACCCGTCCCGTGATCGTCGCCTCGGACTCGTCGACCCGGAAGTTCCGTGTCCGTAACTCTTCGATGGCGAAGGTGCGCTCCGGCCGAACCCGAACTCCCGTGGTCAGCATGTCTGACTGCCTGCCGATGTCGCTTTGATCCCGGTAGCTGACCACGGTGTCGATCGGATACGTCCCCGGCGAGAGGTCGTCGGTCGCGCCGACCTGTACCGACACGCGGCGCGTCTCGCCGGGCTCGAGCGACTGCACGTACACGCCGTTCTCCCGCGACGGGTTGGCGGGGTTACCGAAGTACAGCCCCGATGCTCCCGACGTCAGCCGGACCGTCGCGTTCCGGGCCGTCTGCGTCCCGGTGTTCTTGATCGTGAACCCGAGGGATCCAGTGTCGCCCGCGAACAGGTCGGTGGTTCCCTCGGAGACGACGTCGAACTTGGCCCGCTCCTCGATCCGAATCGTCAACTCGATCGTCTCCTCCTCGTCGAGCCAGACGTACTCGATGTTCGCCGGGCCGCCGCTGGTTTCGTCGTAGAGTACCGCCCGAGCGTGCCGGTAGGTGACCTCGACCGGCACGGTGTAGGTGCCCGGTTCGGCGTCACCGATCTCCAGGTCGAAGCCGAACTCGGCGGCTGCGCCGGGGCCCATGCTCCCGGTCGTGACCGTGCCCGACTTCACGTCGATCGGTGCGTCGATCTGCCCTTCGAGGACTCGCATCTGGACGCTCCGAGCCGTCTGCACTTGATCCTCGAATCGGCCGATACCGCCGTCTTCGATGTTGCCGTCGTTCGTCGCGACGACCGTGAGCCTACTCTCCCCGTTCGCGGTGAAGGTATCGTCGGCGACGCTGTAACTCAACTCCGGGTTCCCCGAGACTACGGTCGACGAGACCGCGGGGACCACCGGCGCGACCAACAACAGGCCGACGACCGTCAAAATCGTGAGCCGCCTCATGGTGGCCACTGCGATCGGTCGGACATAACGATGACGATCCCAAGAATCAAACTCGAACGCAATTGAACTTGGTAAGTGTTTATTCGAGTTCGCGGACGCTGCCGGGGCTCTCGGAGCGTTTCGATCAGTAGGATGCGTTGACCACGCGGTCAGCGTCGCCATCGACCAGCCGCAACGACTCGTGGTCGTTGTCGAGGACCGGGTGGGGGGAACCCCAGTAGACGTGTCCCTCCCGGTCCGGGCCCTCGCCGACGTGGACGACGAGTTCCTCGCCCGGACGGAGTGCCCGTTCGCCGAAGCCGAAGTAGACGTGGCCGTCGCCGTCGACGAGATACCAGTTCGAGAGGTCGACGGTCTCCGGACCGGTGTTTTCGACGACGACGAACTCGTCGGCCAGCGCCGCGCCGTCGTCACCCGGGGGGTTGGGGTGGATCGCCGCGATCCGCACGTTCGAGCCATCCGACTCGCGGAGCGGACGATCCGGAACCACGGTCGAACACGCCCAGAGGCCTCGGTCGGCGCTGCGGGCCGCCCGCTCGGCGTCCGCGTACCGGTCGTCGGTCGCACGTGCGTGCCCCCCCGCTACGGTCTGCCGGTTGACCGATCGCCCGTCGACGGTCAGGACTGCGGTGGTTACCCCGCCGTCCCGGTCGACGGATTCGACGCGCACCGACTCGCCGACGAGGCGCGTCCGTAGCGACACCAGCGCCCGACGGCCGTGGTCGGCGAGACACGTCCGTCCCCGACTCCCGGTCAGCACGCCATCGAACTGCCGGGGGTCGTCGCCGTCGACGCCCGGCGCGTCGACGCCCGCCAGTCGAACCGTCCGTCGTGTCCCCTCGGTCCGATACGTGATCCAGTCGCCTGCACTGACGCCGACGACGGTGGCGGCCGTCCGCGTGGCGGTGGTCGACGCCCCCGTCTCCGCGTTCGTCGTCGTTCGGTCCCCGTCTTCGGTCCCCGTCGCGACGGCCGTCGCGGGCGACCGATCGGCGACGGCCGCCGACCCGCCGTCACTCCCCCCCGCGACGGGATCGGCCGGCACCGCCACTGCCAGACCGCCGCCGACGGCCAGTAAGGTCACCGTCGCGACGAGTGCCGTCCGGTCGTCGACCGCGTCCGTCCGGGCGACGGCGTACGTCCCACCGGCCAGAACGAACGCCAGGCCGAAGGCGACGACGGCGGGCGGACCCACGGAATCGACGACGATTGGTACCGAGATAGCGGGGATGCGGAACCGACCGACTTAATTATTCGCCTCGATCACGCCACGCGCCCGTCCAACGCCCCCGACCGCCGACGGGAACGGGTGGCTACGGATCGCCGCGACGACAGCCCGGCGGACGACCCGTACCGGTTTGTGACTCCCTCCCGATCGTCCGGCGCCCTCCGGTTCCCGAGTGGGTCTCTCGTGGGCTCAGAGATACCGAATCCGACGAACGGCGAGTTCGAGGTCGAACCGTTCGGCGGCAGTGGAGTTTTGGGCCCGGCCGTCGCGCTCGAACCGGAGGCTCTCTCGCGCCCGATCGATCTCGTCGGACTGAAGCCCTTCGCGCGTCTCGTCGCTCCCCTCGCCGTCCGTCTCGTCCGGGGGATCGAACACGAATCGGTGGTAGTCGGTCCCGACGATGCGTGCGATATCCTCGTGTTCGTATCGGAGATCGACCCGAAACTCCACGTCCCTGATCGTTCGATCCCCGACGTTCTCCACGTCGAACCGGTAGGTCACGAGCGCGAACGTCTCCAGTCGACTCCGCCGGATCGCGAACCGCCGGTTCGTCACGTCGATGCGGTCGTTCGGGAGCGACACGGCGGTCGGCGTGGGCCGTGCCGTCGGCTCCGGCCGATCGGTCGGTTCGGGCGTCGGTGTGGCCGTCGACGGGGTCGATGGCTCCCCGCCGTCGGGGGTCGGGGTCGTCGTCTCCGGTTCGATGAACAGGCGCGAACAGCCCGATAGCGACGCCAGCAGTCCGACGCCGGCGCCGAGCATCGCTCGCCGTCCGACACGGTCGTCG
This window encodes:
- a CDS encoding lamin tail domain-containing protein gives rise to the protein MGPPAVVAFGLAFVLAGGTYAVARTDAVDDRTALVATVTLLAVGGGLAVAVPADPVAGGSDGGSAAVADRSPATAVATGTEDGDRTTTNAETGASTTATRTAATVVGVSAGDWITYRTEGTRRTVRLAGVDAPGVDGDDPRQFDGVLTGSRGRTCLADHGRRALVSLRTRLVGESVRVESVDRDGGVTTAVLTVDGRSVNRQTVAGGHARATDDRYADAERAARSADRGLWACSTVVPDRPLRESDGSNVRIAAIHPNPPGDDGAALADEFVVVENTGPETVDLSNWYLVDGDGHVYFGFGERALRPGEELVVHVGEGPDREGHVYWGSPHPVLDNDHESLRLVDGDADRVVNASY
- a CDS encoding COG1361 S-layer family protein, whose translation is MRRLTILTVVGLLLVAPVVPAVSSTVVSGNPELSYSVADDTFTANGESRLTVVATNDGNIEDGGIGRFEDQVQTARSVQMRVLEGQIDAPIDVKSGTVTTGSMGPGAAAEFGFDLEIGDAEPGTYTVPVEVTYRHARAVLYDETSGGPANIEYVWLDEEETIELTIRIEERAKFDVVSEGTTDLFAGDTGSLGFTIKNTGTQTARNATVRLTSGASGLYFGNPANPSRENGVYVQSLEPGETRRVSVQVGATDDLSPGTYPIDTVVSYRDQSDIGRQSDMLTTGVRVRPERTFAIEELRTRNFRVDESEATITGRVVNTGPAVAENVVVRLRDHGTVTPTNGEAAIGTLEPGESAAVNFTTAISSDAEPGSNSFGFVVEYENADGDVRTASNPIRKTVAIEPERDRFQVSNVSTSVTPGGTAQLSAEVTYRGDSPISAVSARLFTSDPLSTSDDGAFLGGMEPGETATATFRISATGDALPKEYGASIEVRYDEADGDTEFTDGMPIGIGVDESSGGPPVLPIAIGVVLLVVIGGGIWYRRR